A single Taeniopygia guttata chromosome 30, bTaeGut7.mat, whole genome shotgun sequence DNA region contains:
- the LOC140680942 gene encoding olfactory receptor 14A16-like, translating into MSNSSSISHFLLLALADTRQLQLLHFCLFLGISLAALLGNGLTIRAVACGHHLHTPMFFFLLNLALSDLGSICTTVPKAMHNSLWDTSTISYTGCAAQLFFFMFFMSAEYFLLTIMCYDRYVSICKPLHYGTLLGSRACAHMAAAAWASGFLYSLLHTANTFSLPLCHGNALGQFFCEIPQILKISCSKSYLRELGLIAVSACLVFGCFVFIVFSYVQIFRAVLRIPSEQGRHKAFSTCLPHLAVVSLFVSTGVFTYLKSPLMSSPSLDLALSVLYSVVPPALNPLIYSLRNQELKAAVWRLMTGCFQGH; encoded by the coding sequence atgtccaacagcagctccatcagccacttcctcctgctggcactggcagacacgcggcagctgcagctcctgcacttctgcctcttcctgggcatctccctggctgccctcctgggcaacggcctcacCATCAGagccgtagcctgcggccaccacctgcacacgcccatgttcttcttcctgctcaacctggccctcagcgacctgggctccatctgcaccactgtccccaaagccatgcacaattccctctgggacaccagcaccatctcctacacaggatgtgctgctcagctctttttctttatgttcttcatgtcagcagagtatttcctgctgaccatcatgtgctacgaccgctacgtgtccatctgcaaacccctgcactacgggaccctcctgggcagcagagcttgtgcccacatggcagcagctgcctgggccagtggcTTTCTCTAttcactgctgcacacagccaatacattttccctgcccctgtgccatggcaatgccctgggccagttcttctgtgaaatcccacagatcctcaagatctcctgctccaaatcctatctcaggGAACTCGGGCTCATTGCTGTTAGTGCCTGTTTGGTATTCggatgttttgtgttcattgttttctcctatgtgcagatcttcagggctgtgctgaggatcccctctgagcagggacggcacaaagccttttccacctgcctccctcacctggctgtggtctcaCTGTTCGTCAGCACTGGTGTATTTACCTACCTGAAGTCCCCCTTGATgtcttccccatccctggatctggccctgtcagttctgtactcggtggtgcctccagccctgaaccccctcatctacagcctgaggaaccaggagctcaaggctgcagtgtggagactcATGACTGGGTGCTTTCAGGGACATtga